The proteins below are encoded in one region of Amorphus orientalis:
- a CDS encoding PAS domain S-box protein has product MMSREAETLPAETALGGETAERRLQHALNENLAGRIHPIAALLGPAAILTIGLVLGEAVATLGYRLVLLASVAVAALEVYVAVRFRRSPTRLHRPAYWRRIFLAVAMVGGIVWGAAGVLLFVPENQSGPVGFIVPLLLAAVCGAYVAWRSASPIAVVVFVTLALGPLVAMLALSGSSESLALAGMLCLYAAGLGAFCLNNHRVLVEAITLRLDRDLEHARLRESATTLARIAENLPDAIFQAVVPPGSDGYLSYVSGSLIQLLALPPDHAPRSVRSIIGRIDPRDRERVRSGVRKRVADGQVWNDEFRVQHPEKGLIWIESHASAETHPDGSRVWYGSMRETTERRQLVDRIRVQAAAMATADTGIVIVDSRLEEKPIIYANRAFEEIVGHTCEGDLSCSLFEFVARSPEDQGATELRDALRRDEPVSMRVQFNRRSGDPFWAEVTVSAVVGIDGDRTYQTVIIADVSERLRIEAELKASEARYRSIVEDQVELICRFKPDTTLTYVNPAYATSFGRTSDDLLGRPFIAFLPASDRPRALEHLSRITPQRPLRSFEYRVTRPDGEVRWQEWTDRGIFDETGELIEFQSIGRDITDRKKIEAQLRDSEARYRSIVEQHLDMIVRFKPDTLVTFANEVYCRHVGVPMSEIVGFRFLDYVPDDEKEAVLAHYNGFTLAEPWKSFEHHVVLPDGRRRLHRWTDRAVFDDDGNVVEIQSIGRDVTEDKARQERIRLLAAVFEATRDGVFVIDDRWRIITVNEAFARITQYEQGEVAGRDLRRLPAIAASRKLLPAIVGSVRSKGFWKGEVWGCRKNGDRVPLLCSINALIGDDGQIVNYVGVFTDITRLKETERRLVDLANNDELTGLPNRRKFVADLDAAMRDASQSDEGLAVHYLDLDDFKYVNDTYGHDIGDRLLTAVAGRLQSALRTTDLVSRFGGDEFLILQPNVRSKLQASVLAERVRSCFETPVEIEPGREIFIQTSVGISRFPGDGESALELIGHADAAAYQAKREGKGSYQFYEGSLTLASAQRLEVQANIRGALSRREFDVYYQPVVNLSGRVAGTEALVRWHRPAQGIVLPDAFIPIAEETGLIFEIDRLVLFEACRRAKLWQTQMLQPGIVSVNLSPRELIVDETETTIRSALEYSGLPPSNLEIEVTESALTDSGDRGSRLLKRLKESLGVKIAIDDFGKGASSLGRLHEMPVDKIKIDRSFVSFVDESVEKQAICELIAVLGQKLGLTVQGEGIERPEELEVLKTMGCSQFQGYLFGKPMPADDMEVYLRADLAANDVVQSPTG; this is encoded by the coding sequence ATGATGTCGCGCGAAGCCGAAACGTTACCTGCCGAGACAGCGCTTGGCGGCGAAACCGCCGAGCGCCGGCTTCAGCATGCGCTCAACGAGAATCTTGCCGGGCGGATCCATCCGATCGCTGCGCTGCTCGGCCCAGCGGCGATTCTGACGATCGGACTGGTTCTGGGCGAAGCAGTCGCAACTCTCGGATATCGGCTCGTTCTTCTGGCGAGCGTGGCGGTTGCCGCGCTCGAAGTCTATGTTGCCGTCCGGTTCAGACGCAGCCCGACGAGGTTGCATCGCCCGGCCTACTGGCGTCGCATCTTCCTGGCTGTGGCAATGGTCGGCGGCATCGTGTGGGGGGCCGCCGGTGTCCTTCTCTTCGTTCCGGAGAATCAGAGCGGGCCCGTCGGATTCATCGTGCCCCTGCTCCTGGCGGCGGTGTGCGGTGCCTATGTCGCCTGGCGATCGGCGTCCCCAATTGCCGTCGTCGTGTTCGTTACCCTCGCGCTCGGGCCGCTGGTCGCGATGCTCGCATTGTCCGGCTCCAGCGAAAGCCTGGCGCTTGCCGGCATGTTGTGTCTCTACGCGGCCGGGCTGGGGGCTTTCTGTCTCAACAATCACCGCGTGCTGGTCGAGGCGATAACGCTTCGGCTGGATCGCGATCTTGAGCACGCGAGACTGCGCGAAAGTGCGACAACACTGGCTCGGATTGCCGAAAATCTGCCGGACGCAATCTTCCAGGCGGTGGTTCCGCCGGGGAGTGACGGATATCTGAGCTATGTGAGCGGCAGTCTGATCCAGCTGCTCGCTTTGCCTCCGGACCACGCGCCTCGGTCAGTACGCAGCATCATTGGCAGGATCGACCCGCGCGACCGGGAACGCGTTCGCAGCGGAGTCCGGAAACGGGTTGCGGATGGCCAGGTGTGGAACGACGAGTTTCGGGTCCAGCATCCAGAAAAGGGGCTGATCTGGATCGAGTCACATGCTTCCGCCGAAACCCATCCGGATGGCAGCAGGGTCTGGTACGGCTCCATGCGCGAGACGACGGAGCGCCGTCAGCTTGTCGACCGCATCCGCGTGCAGGCGGCCGCAATGGCCACCGCCGATACCGGGATTGTGATCGTCGACTCCCGGCTTGAGGAAAAACCTATCATTTACGCGAACCGGGCCTTCGAGGAGATCGTCGGCCATACCTGCGAAGGGGATCTCTCCTGCAGCCTGTTCGAGTTCGTGGCGCGGTCGCCGGAAGATCAGGGCGCCACCGAATTGCGGGACGCTCTCAGGCGGGACGAACCTGTCTCCATGCGGGTGCAGTTCAACCGACGGTCCGGAGATCCCTTCTGGGCGGAAGTGACGGTCTCGGCGGTGGTCGGGATCGACGGAGACCGGACCTATCAGACCGTCATCATCGCGGACGTCTCCGAACGTCTTCGCATCGAGGCCGAACTCAAGGCAAGCGAAGCCAGATACCGGTCAATCGTGGAGGATCAGGTCGAACTGATCTGCCGGTTCAAGCCCGATACCACGCTGACCTACGTGAACCCGGCCTATGCCACGTCGTTCGGACGTACCAGCGACGACCTCCTCGGCCGTCCTTTCATCGCCTTCCTGCCGGCGTCGGACAGGCCACGGGCACTGGAACATCTCAGCCGGATCACTCCACAGAGGCCTCTGCGTTCGTTCGAGTATCGCGTGACGCGCCCGGATGGCGAAGTGCGCTGGCAGGAGTGGACGGACCGGGGGATCTTCGACGAGACCGGCGAGCTCATCGAGTTCCAGTCGATCGGACGCGACATCACCGATCGCAAGAAGATCGAAGCCCAGCTGCGCGACAGTGAAGCGCGCTATCGTTCGATCGTCGAGCAGCACCTGGACATGATCGTCCGCTTCAAGCCGGACACCCTGGTCACGTTCGCCAACGAGGTCTACTGCCGGCATGTCGGCGTGCCGATGAGCGAGATCGTCGGCTTCCGCTTTCTGGACTATGTCCCAGACGACGAAAAGGAGGCGGTGCTCGCTCACTACAACGGCTTTACCTTGGCCGAGCCGTGGAAATCCTTCGAGCACCACGTGGTGCTTCCCGATGGCCGCCGCCGGCTTCATCGCTGGACTGACAGGGCGGTGTTCGACGACGACGGAAACGTCGTGGAGATCCAGTCGATCGGGCGCGACGTGACCGAGGACAAGGCCCGCCAGGAGCGTATCCGCCTGCTGGCGGCCGTCTTCGAAGCGACCCGCGACGGTGTCTTCGTCATCGACGATCGCTGGCGGATCATTACTGTCAACGAAGCCTTCGCCCGCATCACGCAATACGAGCAGGGAGAGGTGGCTGGGCGGGACCTGCGCCGGCTGCCGGCCATTGCGGCGTCGCGGAAGCTGCTTCCGGCGATCGTCGGATCGGTTCGCTCGAAGGGGTTCTGGAAGGGCGAGGTATGGGGCTGCCGCAAGAACGGCGACCGCGTTCCGCTGTTGTGCTCCATCAACGCGCTCATCGGCGATGACGGTCAAATCGTGAACTATGTCGGTGTCTTCACCGACATCACCCGTCTCAAGGAAACCGAACGCCGGCTCGTCGATCTGGCCAACAACGATGAGCTGACCGGGCTTCCCAACCGGCGCAAGTTCGTTGCCGACCTCGATGCGGCCATGCGCGACGCCTCCCAGAGCGACGAGGGGCTCGCCGTTCACTACCTCGACCTGGATGACTTCAAGTACGTGAACGACACCTACGGGCACGATATCGGCGACCGGCTCCTGACCGCCGTCGCCGGGCGGCTCCAGTCCGCGCTGCGGACCACTGATCTCGTCTCGCGCTTCGGAGGCGACGAGTTCCTGATCCTGCAGCCCAACGTGCGCTCGAAACTGCAGGCCTCGGTCCTTGCCGAGCGGGTGCGCTCCTGCTTCGAGACCCCTGTCGAGATCGAACCCGGCCGGGAGATCTTCATCCAGACATCCGTCGGCATCAGCCGCTTCCCGGGCGACGGAGAGAGCGCGCTCGAGCTGATCGGCCATGCCGACGCGGCGGCCTATCAGGCGAAGCGGGAGGGCAAGGGGTCCTATCAGTTCTATGAGGGCTCGCTCACGCTCGCCTCGGCTCAGCGCCTCGAGGTCCAGGCCAACATTCGAGGCGCCCTCAGCCGCCGCGAGTTCGACGTCTACTATCAGCCGGTCGTCAACCTGTCCGGCCGCGTCGCCGGGACGGAAGCGCTGGTGCGTTGGCACAGGCCGGCCCAGGGGATCGTCCTGCCGGACGCGTTCATACCCATCGCGGAAGAGACCGGGCTGATCTTCGAGATCGACCGCCTGGTCCTGTTCGAGGCCTGTCGCCGCGCCAAGCTCTGGCAGACCCAGATGCTTCAGCCGGGTATCGTCTCGGTGAACCTCTCACCTCGGGAACTCATCGTCGACGAGACGGAGACCACGATCCGTTCGGCGCTGGAGTATTCAGGCCTTCCCCCGAGCAATCTGGAAATCGAGGTGACGGAAAGCGCCTTGACCGATTCCGGCGATCGCGGGAGCCGGCTTCTGAAACGGCTCAAGGAGAGCCTGGGCGTGAAGATCGCCATCGACGATTTCGGCAAGGGGGCGTCGTCGCTCGGACGACTTCACGAAATGCCGGTCGACAAGATCAAGATCGACCGCTCGTTCGTCTCCTTCGTCGACGAGTCCGTCGAGAAACAGGCGATCTGCGAGTTGATTGCCGTGCTGGGCCAGAAGCTCGGGCTGACCGTCCAGGGCGAAGGCATCGAGCGGCCGGAGGAACTGGAGGTCCTCAAGACCATGGGCTGCTCCCAGTTCCAGGGGTACCTGTTCGGCAAGCCGATGCCGGCAGACGACATGGAAGTCTATCTGCGCGCTGACCTCGCCGCCAACGACGTGGTCCAGTCCCCGACCGGGTGA
- the rpe gene encoding ribulose-phosphate 3-epimerase gives MRFDRSLKIAPSILSANFAELGAECRAIEDQGCDWVHLDVMDGHFVPNITFGPPVVKALRPHVRTVMDVHLMIAPVDPYISAFADAGADVITVHAEAGPHLDRTLQAVRAAGCRTGVALNPATPASAIVHVLDRIDLVCVMTVNPGFGGQSFISAMLPKIAELRSMIGDRPIHIEVDGGITPETAPDAFAAGADVLVAGSAVFKGGTAAQPTVYGENIAALRTSVEAGRRAAE, from the coding sequence ATGCGCTTCGATCGCTCTCTCAAGATCGCACCGTCGATCCTCAGTGCCAACTTTGCGGAACTCGGGGCCGAATGCCGGGCGATCGAGGATCAGGGCTGCGACTGGGTCCACCTTGATGTCATGGACGGGCACTTCGTCCCGAACATCACGTTCGGACCGCCCGTGGTGAAGGCGCTTCGCCCCCACGTACGCACGGTGATGGACGTGCATCTCATGATCGCTCCGGTCGATCCCTACATCTCGGCCTTCGCCGACGCCGGTGCCGACGTCATCACCGTGCACGCCGAAGCCGGGCCGCATCTAGACCGCACGCTTCAAGCCGTGCGGGCCGCCGGGTGCCGCACGGGCGTGGCGCTCAATCCGGCCACGCCGGCCAGCGCAATCGTCCATGTGCTCGACCGGATCGACCTGGTATGCGTGATGACGGTGAACCCGGGCTTCGGCGGGCAGAGCTTCATTTCCGCGATGCTTCCGAAGATCGCCGAACTGCGCTCGATGATCGGCGACCGTCCCATCCACATCGAGGTGGACGGCGGCATCACGCCGGAGACCGCGCCGGACGCCTTTGCGGCTGGGGCGGATGTCCTGGTCGCCGGATCCGCCGTGTTCAAGGGCGGCACGGCCGCGCAGCCGACCGTCTACGGCGAGAACATCGCCGCCCTCCGCACCTCCGTCGAGGCCGGCCGGCGTGCGGCCGAATAA
- a CDS encoding uroporphyrinogen decarboxylase family protein gives MSAGNRLLPTSLVGSYAMPDWLIDKAKLAGRFPPRTRAAELWRIAPEFLEEAQNDATLIAIRDQERAGLDIITDGEMRRESYSNRFATALEGVDIDNPGTALDRSGHPNPVPRVVGKVRRKHAVEVEDVKFLRANTDRRVKITVPGPFTMSQQAQNDFYESEAEMAMDYAAAVNEEIRDLFAAGADIVQIDEPYMQARPEKAEEYGLEALNAALAGVKGETAVHICFGYAAIIHARPEGYSFLPQFSGCSCNAVSIETAQSNLDTSVLETLPDKTIILGVLDLSDPEIETPEKVAERIRRGLEHHPAEKIVVAPDCGLKYLPRDVAFGKMKAMADGAAIVRAELQ, from the coding sequence ATGAGCGCGGGCAACCGTCTACTCCCGACTTCTCTGGTCGGATCCTATGCGATGCCGGACTGGCTGATCGACAAGGCCAAGCTCGCCGGTCGGTTTCCGCCGCGCACGCGGGCTGCCGAGCTGTGGCGGATCGCGCCGGAATTTCTGGAGGAGGCGCAGAACGACGCCACGCTGATCGCCATCCGCGACCAGGAGAGGGCCGGTCTCGACATCATCACCGACGGTGAGATGCGCAGGGAAAGCTATTCGAACAGGTTCGCCACGGCGCTCGAGGGCGTCGATATCGACAATCCGGGAACGGCCCTGGACCGGTCCGGACATCCCAACCCCGTTCCGCGTGTCGTCGGCAAGGTGCGGCGCAAGCATGCGGTCGAGGTCGAGGACGTGAAGTTCCTGCGCGCCAACACGGACCGCCGGGTCAAGATCACCGTGCCCGGCCCGTTCACCATGTCCCAGCAGGCCCAGAACGATTTCTACGAGTCGGAAGCGGAAATGGCGATGGACTACGCCGCAGCCGTCAACGAGGAGATCAGGGACCTCTTCGCGGCCGGTGCCGACATCGTCCAGATCGACGAGCCCTATATGCAGGCGCGTCCGGAGAAGGCGGAAGAGTACGGCCTCGAGGCGCTCAACGCCGCTCTGGCCGGAGTGAAGGGGGAGACGGCCGTCCACATCTGCTTCGGCTATGCGGCCATCATCCATGCCCGCCCGGAAGGCTATTCCTTCCTGCCCCAGTTCTCCGGCTGCAGCTGCAATGCCGTGTCGATCGAGACGGCCCAGTCGAACCTGGACACGTCGGTTCTCGAAACGCTGCCGGACAAGACCATCATCCTCGGCGTGCTCGACCTGTCCGATCCGGAAATCGAGACACCGGAGAAGGTTGCCGAGCGCATCCGCCGCGGGTTGGAGCATCATCCGGCGGAGAAGATCGTCGTGGCGCCGGATTGCGGCCTGAAGTACCTGCCGCGCGACGTCGCCTTCGGCAAGATGAAGGCGATGGCCGACGGCGCGGCGATCGTGCGCGCCGAGCTCCAGTAG
- a CDS encoding amidohydrolase family protein, which produces MCRICDAKAGRGPQATRRGFLKTTAAVAAGAAALPALGNQASAQQSSALPDWASQADRPVLIRGGAVLSMDPDVGDFPAADVLVRDGKIAEIAPSIDAGSDAAVVDADGMIVMPGFIDTHHHQFETALRSFLADGILINDGRPTNEQNYYDTILQKFSVIYRPEDVYINELFAGIAQIDAGVTTVMDVSQIHHTPEHSDAAIEALRDTGRRSVFGYFEGWGDDVRYPQDARRLREQFFSSDDQLLTMVMGGEIYIPNYEAAWEIGRELGLPIALHVVGTFGMADTFDELARSGQFGADNIFIHMTGMSEMAWQAAADAGAHVSLSVPIEMQMRHGTPPIQTALDLGMQPSLSSDVECTMTADPFTQMRSAMTLQRMFANEKALAGEDYPTLLTPRDVIRFATLEGARGLKLDGVTGSLTPGKAADLVLLDATSLNVAPLNNVPGAVATLMERSNVDTVMVDGRVKKWKGEVVGFNIPRLRDELEASRDYLFETAGVERDLFGS; this is translated from the coding sequence ATGTGCAGGATATGTGACGCGAAGGCCGGCCGGGGACCCCAGGCGACCCGGCGCGGGTTCCTGAAGACAACGGCCGCCGTCGCGGCGGGCGCCGCGGCGTTGCCGGCTCTCGGCAACCAGGCTTCGGCACAGCAGTCAAGCGCGCTGCCGGACTGGGCGTCTCAGGCCGACCGCCCGGTGCTGATCCGGGGCGGCGCCGTCCTCTCCATGGATCCCGACGTCGGCGACTTTCCGGCGGCCGACGTGCTTGTGCGCGACGGCAAGATCGCGGAGATCGCACCCTCCATCGACGCGGGCAGCGACGCCGCCGTAGTCGACGCGGACGGCATGATCGTGATGCCGGGCTTCATCGACACCCACCATCATCAGTTCGAGACGGCGCTCAGGAGCTTTCTGGCCGACGGCATTCTGATCAATGACGGCCGGCCGACCAACGAACAGAACTACTACGACACCATCCTGCAGAAGTTCTCGGTCATCTACCGGCCCGAAGACGTCTACATCAACGAGCTGTTCGCCGGCATCGCCCAGATCGACGCGGGCGTCACCACGGTGATGGACGTCAGCCAGATCCACCACACGCCCGAGCACTCCGACGCCGCCATCGAAGCGCTGCGCGATACCGGGCGACGGTCCGTCTTCGGTTACTTCGAGGGCTGGGGCGACGATGTGAGGTATCCGCAGGACGCTCGCCGCCTCCGCGAGCAGTTTTTTTCGTCGGACGACCAGCTCCTGACCATGGTGATGGGCGGCGAGATCTACATCCCGAACTACGAGGCAGCCTGGGAAATCGGCCGCGAGCTCGGCCTGCCCATCGCGCTGCACGTGGTCGGGACCTTCGGCATGGCCGACACGTTCGACGAACTCGCCCGGAGCGGCCAGTTCGGCGCCGACAACATCTTCATCCACATGACGGGAATGAGCGAGATGGCCTGGCAGGCCGCTGCCGACGCCGGGGCTCATGTCTCGCTTTCGGTTCCGATCGAGATGCAGATGCGGCACGGAACGCCGCCGATCCAGACCGCTCTCGATCTCGGCATGCAGCCCTCGCTCTCCAGCGACGTGGAATGCACGATGACCGCCGATCCGTTCACGCAGATGCGGTCGGCCATGACGCTGCAGCGCATGTTCGCCAACGAAAAGGCGCTGGCCGGCGAAGACTATCCGACCCTGCTCACGCCGCGCGACGTGATCCGCTTCGCCACCCTCGAGGGCGCCCGGGGCCTCAAGCTCGACGGCGTGACCGGCTCGCTGACGCCGGGCAAGGCGGCGGACCTGGTCCTTCTGGACGCCACCAGCCTGAACGTGGCGCCGCTCAACAACGTGCCGGGCGCCGTGGCCACGCTGATGGAGCGCTCCAACGTGGACACGGTGATGGTCGACGGCCGGGTCAAGAAGTGGAAGGGCGAGGTCGTCGGCTTCAACATTCCGCGCCTGCGCGATGAGCTCGAGGCCAGCCGCGACTATCTGTTCGAGACGGCGGGTGTGGAGCGGGACTTGTTCGGGTCCTGA
- a CDS encoding extradiol ring-cleavage dioxygenase produces MAELVATLASTHHPFYLRATTMPPEEQIPQAPEWKRKVELYRETLSAAKPDILVMVGSDHFHQIFLDNCPQFLIGKAERYDATFYNEEREFGIPKYVLEGDMDMSRYMHQHLMDQGFDFAFSNELKIDHSIICPIITVRPDNDLPVVPIYTNIFAPPLPSPKRFYDLGRAIRKAIDDYPSDKRVAAIGTGHLSLELGGPRQFMETGPDPEFDRQAIEWLRAGDVEAILANVTHETMAKSGNATHGFLNFILMLGVAGPEQADYVDNLDLFHTMEAYITWYPKAQAEEKAA; encoded by the coding sequence TTGGCAGAACTTGTTGCGACACTGGCGTCCACGCATCACCCGTTCTACCTCCGGGCGACCACAATGCCGCCGGAGGAGCAGATTCCCCAGGCGCCGGAGTGGAAGCGCAAGGTAGAGCTGTACCGGGAGACGCTTTCCGCCGCCAAACCCGACATTCTGGTGATGGTCGGCTCGGACCACTTCCACCAGATCTTCCTGGACAACTGCCCGCAGTTCCTGATCGGCAAGGCCGAACGCTATGACGCGACGTTCTACAACGAGGAGCGGGAATTCGGCATTCCGAAATACGTGCTGGAAGGCGACATGGACATGTCGCGCTACATGCACCAGCACCTGATGGATCAGGGGTTCGACTTCGCCTTCTCGAACGAGTTGAAGATCGATCACTCCATCATCTGCCCCATCATCACCGTTCGCCCGGACAACGATCTCCCGGTGGTGCCGATCTACACCAACATCTTCGCCCCGCCGCTGCCGTCGCCGAAGCGCTTCTATGATCTCGGCCGGGCGATCCGGAAGGCGATCGACGACTATCCGTCCGACAAGCGGGTGGCCGCGATCGGCACCGGGCACCTGTCCCTGGAGCTCGGCGGGCCGCGCCAGTTCATGGAAACCGGGCCGGACCCCGAGTTCGACCGCCAGGCGATCGAGTGGCTGCGGGCCGGCGACGTCGAAGCGATCCTGGCCAACGTCACCCACGAGACGATGGCAAAGAGCGGCAACGCCACCCATGGCTTTCTGAACTTCATCCTGATGCTGGGCGTCGCCGGTCCGGAACAGGCTGACTATGTCGACAATCTCGACCTGTTCCACACCATGGAGGCCTACATCACCTGGTACCCGAAGGCCCAGGCCGAGGAGAAGGCGGCATGA
- a CDS encoding IclR family transcriptional regulator domain-containing protein has translation MALSEAIPVEEPVRPSEFVEALAKGLAILECFDAAHPEMTLSEVARRVNLSPAAARRSLITLQTLGYVGQRNKRFHLRPRVMTLGSAFYFASRLDEVMQPELRELVQRFGDASSVGTLDGHDVIYIAHNTVQRQRRAAAVVGARYPACATSLGRVLLAGLPDCELEDYIATVQPQALTTKSLTDPAELHREILAVREAGYATTVDQLDYGITALAVPVRGVDGRTVAALNTSGYTGMVTPESLVAERLPTLRMVAARIGQSIERYPVLQSVIGN, from the coding sequence GTGGCGTTGAGCGAGGCGATCCCGGTGGAGGAGCCCGTCCGGCCCTCGGAGTTCGTCGAGGCCCTGGCCAAGGGATTGGCCATCCTGGAGTGCTTTGACGCCGCCCATCCGGAGATGACGCTGAGCGAGGTCGCCCGTCGCGTAAATCTGTCACCGGCCGCGGCCCGTCGCAGCCTGATCACCCTTCAGACTCTCGGCTACGTCGGACAGCGCAACAAGCGTTTTCACCTGCGTCCGCGCGTGATGACCCTCGGTTCGGCTTTCTATTTCGCGTCGCGTCTGGACGAGGTCATGCAGCCGGAACTGCGCGAACTTGTCCAGCGCTTCGGGGACGCCTCTTCGGTCGGCACGCTCGACGGTCACGACGTCATCTACATCGCCCACAACACCGTGCAGCGTCAGCGCCGCGCGGCCGCGGTCGTCGGCGCCCGCTATCCGGCCTGCGCGACCTCGCTCGGACGCGTGCTGCTTGCCGGTCTGCCGGACTGCGAGCTCGAGGACTACATCGCCACGGTCCAGCCGCAGGCGCTGACGACAAAGTCGCTCACTGACCCGGCGGAACTCCATCGCGAGATTCTGGCCGTCCGGGAAGCGGGCTACGCGACCACGGTCGACCAGCTCGACTACGGCATCACGGCGCTGGCCGTTCCCGTCCGCGGCGTCGACGGGCGGACCGTCGCCGCCCTGAACACGTCCGGCTACACCGGCATGGTGACGCCGGAATCGCTTGTGGCGGAGCGGCTGCCGACCCTGCGGATGGTCGCGGCGCGTATCGGTCAGTCGATCGAGCGCTACCCCGTGCTGCAGTCGGTGATCGGCAACTGA
- a CDS encoding citryl-CoA lyase, producing the protein MRIGKQDQAFTAIATSDADSITVRGFDLCDDLIGKIDMTDYFWLLVTGERANEQQRVMMNACLVSIAEHGLVPSVQAARMTLAAAPEAYQGAMSAGILGMGSVVAGSSEVAGTYLHEVLEAGRKSGDLEAAAKESLEGLKAAKKKVPGLGHPQHSTGDPRANRLLAVADEQKLTGDYIETLQILARLAPDIMGRPLPINVSGAIPATILDAGWPVQAIKAIPILARTAGLAAHLLEESQRSIGFIMSNQADLAIAYDGKPSNKTA; encoded by the coding sequence ATGCGCATCGGGAAGCAGGATCAAGCCTTTACGGCGATTGCCACGTCTGACGCGGACTCGATCACCGTGCGGGGCTTCGATTTGTGCGATGACCTGATCGGCAAGATCGACATGACCGACTATTTCTGGCTGCTGGTGACCGGGGAGAGGGCCAACGAGCAGCAGCGCGTCATGATGAACGCCTGCCTCGTGTCGATTGCCGAACATGGCCTGGTGCCGAGCGTGCAGGCCGCCCGCATGACGCTCGCCGCCGCGCCGGAGGCCTATCAGGGCGCAATGAGCGCCGGCATCCTGGGCATGGGCTCGGTCGTCGCCGGCAGTTCCGAAGTTGCCGGCACCTATCTCCACGAGGTGCTGGAGGCCGGCCGGAAGAGCGGCGATCTCGAAGCGGCTGCCAAGGAAAGCCTGGAAGGCCTGAAGGCCGCGAAGAAGAAGGTGCCCGGTCTCGGCCATCCGCAGCACTCCACCGGCGACCCGCGCGCCAACCGCCTTCTTGCGGTCGCCGACGAACAGAAGCTGACCGGCGACTACATCGAAACGCTGCAGATCCTCGCGCGTCTCGCGCCCGACATCATGGGCCGGCCGCTGCCGATCAACGTTTCGGGCGCGATCCCGGCAACGATTCTGGACGCCGGCTGGCCGGTGCAGGCGATCAAAGCGATCCCGATCCTGGCCCGCACGGCCGGGCTTGCCGCCCACCTCCTGGAGGAATCCCAGCGTTCCATCGGCTTCATCATGTCAAACCAGGCCGATCTGGCCATCGCGTATGACGGCAAGCCGTCCAATAAGACGGCGTGA
- a CDS encoding CaiB/BaiF CoA transferase family protein produces the protein MQILKNIRVIELGTYITGPAAGMHLADLGADVIKVERPGSGDPFRAFKGGLYSPHYQTYNRNKRSIALDTKDEDDLKVFNELIAGADVFIQNFRPGVADKLNVGEDTLRAINPKIIYCAISGFGQSGPAKDRPAYDTVAQAASGFLRLVTPPENPRVIGPAIADAITGQYAAMGILAALLERHDTGTGRRLDISMLEAMTHFNLDSFTHYFSMGEVMGPLSRPVVSQSYTFECADGKWIAIHLSSPTKFWEGLLEATGKQELNEDPRFNERLSRIEHQDDLIEIFTPVFKSESRDVWCERLLANEVPHSPAYDSDEALEDPQAKHLGIEVSATHAEMGEFRTVRPPYSFDGEAAKTVLPPPTLDEHGAQIRQELAQRKAG, from the coding sequence ATGCAGATCCTGAAGAACATCCGCGTCATCGAACTGGGCACCTACATCACAGGGCCGGCGGCCGGCATGCATCTGGCCGATCTGGGCGCGGACGTGATCAAGGTGGAGCGACCCGGCTCCGGCGATCCGTTCCGGGCCTTCAAGGGCGGGCTCTATTCGCCGCACTACCAGACCTACAACCGGAACAAGCGCTCCATCGCCCTCGATACGAAGGACGAGGACGATCTCAAGGTCTTCAACGAACTGATCGCCGGGGCGGACGTGTTCATCCAGAACTTCCGTCCGGGCGTGGCCGACAAGCTCAATGTCGGGGAAGACACCCTGCGTGCGATCAATCCGAAGATCATCTATTGCGCCATTTCCGGCTTCGGTCAGAGCGGCCCGGCGAAGGACCGGCCTGCCTACGACACCGTTGCCCAGGCTGCGAGCGGGTTCCTGCGACTGGTCACGCCCCCGGAAAATCCCCGGGTGATCGGTCCGGCCATTGCCGACGCCATCACCGGCCAATACGCGGCGATGGGCATTCTGGCCGCGCTTCTGGAGCGTCATGATACCGGCACGGGCCGGCGTCTCGACATCTCGATGCTGGAGGCGATGACCCATTTCAACCTCGACAGCTTCACCCACTATTTCAGCATGGGCGAGGTGATGGGTCCGCTGTCCCGGCCGGTGGTGTCGCAGTCGTACACGTTCGAGTGCGCTGACGGGAAATGGATCGCCATCCACCTGTCGTCGCCGACGAAGTTCTGGGAAGGCCTTCTGGAGGCAACGGGCAAGCAGGAGCTCAACGAGGATCCGCGCTTCAACGAGCGCCTTTCCCGGATCGAGCATCAGGACGACCTGATCGAGATCTTCACGCCGGTCTTCAAGTCGGAGTCCAGAGATGTGTGGTGCGAGCGGCTCCTGGCCAACGAGGTCCCGCATTCGCCTGCCTACGATTCCGACGAGGCGCTGGAGGATCCCCAGGCCAAGCATCTCGGCATCGAAGTGAGTGCCACCCACGCGGAAATGGGTGAGTTCCGCACCGTCCGGCCGCCGTACAGCTTCGATGGCGAGGCGGCGAAGACCGTCCTGCCGCCGCCGACGCTGGACGAGCACGGCGCGCAAATTCGCCAGGAACTGGCGCAGCGAAAAGCGGGCTAA